From one Cyanobacterium stanieri PCC 7202 genomic stretch:
- a CDS encoding hypothetical protein (PFAM: Protein of unknown function (DUF3370)~KEGG: mar:MAE_04620 hypothetical protein~SPTR: Putative uncharacterized protein), with protein sequence MLELLCLLCTPNVEAVTPETPAIYQTQAQTPENQTVSNTIRPLNGELNQIPVFNSNSPELVLGEGILLSTFSPENKNNPDAHLDFAFNGEFDVFAHHVSRPPEEGDMRTLYIGILMHNPTDEDVNINILQGATYLSQPDAPFISLPSQILGRNVFAGPGSRVMGDILQNRRQEIFPESITIPAGESRMLLNVPIPIHSLTPPLNGRSTYVRLRSDGEVRMASLAMYRDDEDDAPEISEWQEMLTNGELSSPRDLAPTPPDAEGAFRYGRVAGVSIGNMWRADLVDDDSQVLNIPNSGEAFSYGLSTLVRGRLGSDQVQTAPLAVRYSDTAFEAHGNYGVQYSLTLPLYNPTNEEQTVRVRMSTPIKKDVGELEFLDEPGPQVFFRGLVQVRYTNDEGLPRWRYFHLVQRRGEEGQDLLTVNLPPNGNRLVSVDFLYPPDATPPQILTVMTD encoded by the coding sequence ATGCTAGAACTACTTTGCCTATTATGTACCCCGAATGTAGAGGCTGTTACCCCTGAAACCCCTGCTATATATCAAACCCAAGCACAAACCCCCGAAAATCAAACTGTATCCAATACCATTCGCCCCCTCAACGGTGAACTAAATCAAATTCCTGTATTTAATAGCAATAGCCCAGAGTTGGTGTTAGGAGAGGGAATTTTGCTTTCCACCTTTTCCCCAGAAAATAAAAATAACCCCGATGCCCATTTAGATTTTGCTTTCAACGGCGAATTTGATGTGTTTGCCCACCATGTTTCCCGCCCCCCTGAAGAAGGAGACATGAGAACCCTTTATATTGGGATTTTAATGCACAATCCCACCGATGAGGACGTTAATATTAATATTTTGCAAGGGGCAACTTATCTAAGCCAACCCGATGCCCCTTTTATTTCCCTACCCTCTCAGATATTAGGGCGTAATGTGTTTGCAGGGCCTGGCAGTAGGGTAATGGGGGATATTTTGCAAAACAGAAGACAGGAAATTTTCCCCGAAAGTATCACCATTCCCGCAGGAGAAAGTCGTATGTTGTTAAATGTACCTATCCCCATCCACAGTTTAACCCCCCCTCTCAATGGACGTTCTACCTATGTGAGATTAAGAAGTGATGGGGAGGTGCGTATGGCAAGTTTGGCGATGTATCGAGATGATGAAGATGATGCCCCTGAAATCTCGGAATGGCAGGAAATGTTAACCAATGGTGAGTTATCCTCTCCCAGAGATTTAGCACCGACTCCTCCTGATGCAGAGGGTGCCTTCAGATATGGACGAGTGGCGGGGGTTTCCATTGGTAATATGTGGAGGGCTGATTTGGTAGATGATGATAGTCAGGTTTTAAATATTCCTAATAGTGGCGAGGCTTTTTCCTATGGTTTAAGTACCCTTGTAAGGGGGCGTTTAGGTTCTGATCAAGTACAAACGGCTCCTTTGGCGGTAAGATATTCTGATACGGCTTTTGAGGCACATGGTAATTATGGAGTGCAGTATAGTTTGACTTTACCTTTGTATAATCCGACGAATGAGGAACAAACGGTAAGGGTAAGAATGTCGACACCTATTAAAAAGGATGTGGGTGAGTTGGAATTTTTGGATGAGCCTGGCCCACAGGTATTTTTTAGGGGTTTGGTACAGGTGAGATATACTAATGATGAGGGTTTACCCCGTTGGCGTTATTTTCATTTAGTACAAAGAAGGGGAGAAGAAGGACAAGATTTGCTAACGGTTAATTTGCCGCCTAATGGTAATCGTTTGGTGTCGGTGGATTTCCTTTATCCTCCTGATGCTACTCCTCCTCAAATTTTAACGGTGATGACTGATTAG
- a CDS encoding pentapeptide repeat protein (PFAM: Pentapeptide repeats (8 copies)~InterPro IPR001646~KEGG: mar:MAE_02140 hypothetical protein~PFAM: pentapeptide repeat protein~SPTR: Genome sequencing data, contig C326): MRKLPAFFCAIILVLSLIILPQGAIAASSSFVTSTFESKSLKGEDFTNQNLQLAEFTKVNLEDAKFNDSDLRGAVFNGVNAEGANFSGVDMSDGLVYVTSFNNTDLSNAIFRDAIMLRTTFKNANVEGADFTFAVLDSEQVNQLCKNASGVNPVTNASTRQSLGCP, encoded by the coding sequence ATGCGTAAACTACCTGCTTTTTTTTGTGCCATTATCCTAGTATTATCCCTCATTATATTACCTCAAGGGGCGATCGCAGCTAGTTCTAGTTTCGTAACCTCCACCTTTGAAAGTAAAAGCCTAAAAGGAGAAGACTTCACCAACCAAAACCTACAACTAGCAGAGTTTACCAAAGTAAACCTAGAAGATGCCAAATTCAATGATAGCGATCTAAGGGGCGCCGTATTCAACGGAGTGAACGCCGAAGGAGCAAACTTTTCTGGGGTAGATATGAGCGATGGCTTAGTGTATGTTACCAGTTTCAACAATACAGATCTCAGCAACGCTATTTTTAGAGATGCCATCATGCTTCGTACCACCTTCAAAAACGCCAACGTAGAAGGCGCTGACTTCACCTTTGCCGTACTAGATAGCGAACAAGTTAACCAACTATGTAAAAACGCATCGGGAGTCAATCCCGTAACCAACGCCAGTACCAGACAGTCCCTCGGTTGCCCATAA
- a CDS encoding adenosylhomocysteinase (PFAM: S-adenosyl-L-homocysteine hydrolase, NAD binding domain; S-adenosyl-L-homocysteine hydrolase~TIGRFAM: adenosylhomocysteinase~COGs: COG0499 S-adenosylhomocysteine hydrolase~InterPro IPR020082:IPR000043:IPR015878~KEGG: syn:sll1234 S-adenosyl-L-homocysteine hydrolase~PFAM: S-adenosyl-L-homocysteine hydrolase, NAD binding; S-adenosyl-L-homocysteine hydrolase~PRIAM: Adenosylhomocysteinase~SPTR: Adenosylhomocysteinase;~TIGRFAM: adenosylhomocysteinase): MVAAAPTLKYDIKDINLADLGNQRIEWAGREMPVLKQIRDRFAKEKPFAGIRIVACCHVTTETAHLAIALKAGGADALLIASNPLSTQDDVAACLVRDYSIPVYAIKGEDNDTYHRHVQTALDHRPNIIIDDGSDVVATMVKERQEQLKDLLGTTEETTTGIVRLEAMFKDGVLTFPAMNVNDADTKHFFDNRYGTGQSTLDGIFRATNVLLAGKNLVVAGYGWCGKGVAMRARGLGANVIVTEIDPIKAIEAAMDGFRVMPMDEAAKVGDVFVTVTGNKHIIRQEHFASMKDGAMVCNAGHFDIEIDLKSLATMAKEVKEVRNFTQQYILENGKSVIVLGEGRLVNLAAAEGHPSAVMDMSFANQALACEHLVKNQGSLEPGLHSIPADVDKEIARLKLQAMGITIDSLTPEQIEYMNSWTVGT; the protein is encoded by the coding sequence ATGGTTGCAGCAGCTCCCACATTAAAATACGACATTAAAGATATTAATTTAGCTGATTTGGGAAATCAGAGAATTGAGTGGGCAGGAAGAGAGATGCCCGTATTAAAACAAATTAGAGATCGTTTTGCCAAGGAAAAACCCTTCGCAGGTATTCGTATCGTTGCTTGTTGTCACGTTACCACCGAAACCGCCCACTTGGCGATCGCCCTTAAAGCAGGTGGTGCAGACGCTTTATTAATTGCCAGTAACCCCCTCTCTACCCAAGACGACGTAGCCGCTTGTTTAGTAAGAGACTACTCCATCCCTGTGTATGCCATCAAAGGGGAAGATAACGACACCTACCATCGCCACGTTCAAACTGCCCTCGATCATCGTCCTAATATTATCATCGATGACGGTTCCGACGTAGTCGCCACCATGGTAAAAGAAAGACAAGAACAACTCAAAGACTTATTAGGCACCACCGAAGAAACCACCACAGGTATCGTGCGCCTAGAAGCCATGTTCAAAGATGGGGTGCTAACCTTCCCCGCCATGAATGTTAATGATGCCGACACCAAACATTTCTTTGATAACCGCTACGGTACAGGACAATCTACCCTTGATGGTATTTTCCGCGCCACCAACGTATTATTAGCAGGTAAAAATTTAGTAGTAGCAGGTTATGGCTGGTGTGGTAAAGGGGTTGCCATGCGTGCGCGTGGTTTGGGCGCTAATGTCATCGTTACCGAAATCGATCCCATCAAAGCCATTGAAGCGGCTATGGATGGTTTCCGAGTAATGCCCATGGATGAAGCCGCCAAAGTCGGTGACGTATTCGTAACTGTAACAGGTAACAAGCACATCATCCGTCAAGAGCATTTCGCCTCCATGAAGGACGGTGCCATGGTATGTAATGCAGGACATTTCGACATTGAAATTGACCTCAAATCCCTTGCTACCATGGCAAAAGAAGTTAAGGAAGTACGCAACTTCACCCAGCAATATATCCTCGAAAATGGTAAATCCGTTATCGTTTTAGGTGAAGGACGTTTAGTTAACCTTGCCGCCGCCGAGGGACATCCTAGTGCGGTTATGGACATGAGTTTTGCTAACCAAGCCCTCGCCTGTGAGCATTTAGTGAAAAATCAAGGTTCTTTAGAACCCGGTTTACACTCCATTCCTGCGGATGTAGATAAAGAAATCGCCCGTCTCAAACTTCAGGCTATGGGTATCACCATCGACTCTTTAACCCCTGAACAAATCGAGTATATGAACTCTTGGACTGTGGGTACCTAA
- a CDS encoding extracellular solute-binding protein family 5 (PFAM: Bacterial extracellular solute-binding proteins, family 5 Middle~COGs: COG0747 ABC-type dipeptide transport system periplasmic component~InterPro IPR000914~KEGG: cyt:cce_2619 ABC transporter substrate-binding protein~PFAM: extracellular solute-binding protein family 5~SPTR: Periplasmic oligopeptide-binding protein of oligopeptide ABC transporter) → MKDLQNFNFRIIKMKQIFKKFKYLILGVICCGLIVACNNATTVNEVTTTPTGNGRVSFGTTLRARTLDPADSYDLAGMNLIYNVAETLYTYDVGTTDLVPLLATEMPTISDDGLVYTIPLREGVIFHDGTDFNAEAMEFSLNRFMENGGRPSFLLTDIIEEVTPTAEYELQITLQQPFAAFPALLAFPGACAVSPANYTIGQGEFQPNELVATGPYRLSSFDSDSARLDVFEDYWGDMPDNEGIDMQIFADNSANLYNSFITGALDVAYQSFAPEQTVSLLEDAEAGSFQALQGQGTVIAYMSLNRNQPPLDQLEVRQAIALIMNRELIMERVTQGLAEPLYSMIPSAFDVYQPVFEQMYRDDNAELAKELLTQAGFSEENPAQIEIWFPSTSRPRTAVANTLRAIAEQQLDGMIEFEPQGVESATAFSNLSQGTYQTFLGDWYPDFLDPDNYVHPFLSCPDGNPEDGCIEGGAQNQGSFFYNERVNELINNARRTNDPNERAEDYREIQEILGQEVPYIPIWQTKEYAFAQNGVDGVAINPSQTFPFWTISN, encoded by the coding sequence ATGAAAGATCTACAGAATTTTAATTTTCGGATAATAAAAATGAAACAAATTTTCAAAAAATTCAAATATTTAATCCTTGGAGTTATTTGTTGCGGTTTGATTGTGGCTTGTAATAATGCAACCACGGTTAATGAAGTGACCACCACTCCGACAGGTAATGGTAGGGTTAGTTTTGGCACTACCCTTCGGGCGAGAACCTTAGATCCTGCCGATAGTTACGATTTAGCAGGGATGAACCTCATTTATAATGTAGCAGAAACCCTCTATACCTATGATGTGGGTACTACGGATTTAGTACCATTATTGGCAACGGAAATGCCCACCATTAGCGATGATGGTTTGGTTTATACCATTCCTCTACGGGAAGGGGTAATTTTCCATGATGGTACAGATTTTAATGCCGAGGCGATGGAGTTTTCCCTAAATCGATTTATGGAAAATGGAGGACGACCTTCTTTTTTATTAACAGATATTATTGAGGAGGTGACACCCACGGCGGAGTATGAGCTACAAATTACTTTACAGCAACCCTTTGCGGCTTTTCCTGCCTTGTTGGCTTTCCCCGGTGCTTGTGCGGTATCTCCTGCTAACTATACCATTGGACAGGGGGAGTTTCAACCTAATGAGTTGGTAGCGACGGGGCCTTATCGTTTAAGTTCCTTTGATAGTGATTCGGCAAGGTTGGATGTGTTTGAGGACTATTGGGGAGATATGCCTGATAATGAGGGGATTGATATGCAGATTTTTGCTGATAATTCGGCGAATCTTTATAACAGTTTCATTACGGGGGCGCTGGATGTGGCTTATCAATCTTTTGCCCCTGAGCAAACGGTGAGTTTGTTGGAAGATGCGGAAGCTGGTAGTTTTCAGGCTCTACAAGGGCAAGGGACGGTTATTGCTTATATGTCGTTGAATCGTAATCAGCCTCCTTTGGATCAGTTGGAAGTACGTCAGGCGATCGCCCTTATCATGAATAGGGAGTTAATTATGGAGAGGGTTACACAGGGTTTGGCAGAACCTCTTTACTCGATGATTCCCTCGGCTTTTGATGTTTATCAACCTGTGTTTGAGCAGATGTATCGGGATGATAATGCGGAACTTGCCAAGGAGTTGTTAACCCAAGCTGGTTTTTCTGAGGAAAATCCTGCCCAAATCGAAATTTGGTTCCCTTCCACCTCTCGCCCTCGTACCGCTGTAGCTAATACTCTCAGGGCGATCGCCGAGCAACAGTTGGACGGTATGATTGAGTTTGAACCCCAAGGGGTAGAAAGTGCCACGGCATTTAGTAACCTCAGTCAAGGTACTTATCAAACCTTTTTGGGGGATTGGTATCCCGACTTTTTGGATCCTGATAACTATGTGCATCCTTTCCTCAGTTGTCCTGATGGTAACCCAGAAGACGGTTGCATTGAGGGGGGCGCCCAAAATCAAGGCTCATTTTTCTATAACGAGCGGGTAAATGAGTTAATTAATAATGCCAGAAGAACCAATGATCCTAACGAAAGGGCTGAGGATTACCGAGAAATTCAGGAAATTTTGGGGCAAGAAGTTCCTTATATTCCCATCTGGCAAACCAAGGAATATGCCTTCGCTCAAAATGGTGTGGATGGGGTAGCTATTAATCCTAGTCAGACTTTCCCATTTTGGACGATTAGTAACTGA
- a CDS encoding hypothetical protein (KEGG: cyh:Cyan8802_0695 hypothetical protein~SPTR: Putative uncharacterized protein) → MNPNPAIMKSVEKLDYRVTVGDVASESGLSVALAQQELLALASEAGGHLQVAETGDMVYAFPNDFRTILRNRYWKLRAKQWLSKVWEVVFYLIRISFGILLVASIIILAVAIAVIVIALSASRGDNNNRSSNSRGGGGMMFMPNFWLMPNPFSIFSPRYHRNNYYYQQYNRGNIPQQPKQKSELNFLESIYSFLFGDGNPNPNLEERRWQEIAAVIQNNQGAVIAEQVAPYLDNINIYNERDEDYMLPVLTRFNGYPEVSETGNIIYYFPELQVKANVKEKSSISPYLEENKWQFSIATSSQKIMAIALGGIYFILVLVFYSLAQQDITTLSPDLLYFIDFVRFIYPILFGYSVAYLVVPLIRYFWLQNRNEKIVNRNNNREQRANLLIENKQELQPKINYARQFAQQKILSEDNMIYSTDKDMLDNLLGD, encoded by the coding sequence ATGAATCCCAATCCCGCCATTATGAAATCGGTAGAAAAATTAGATTATCGTGTCACCGTGGGGGATGTTGCCTCGGAAAGTGGTTTAAGTGTTGCCCTTGCCCAACAAGAGTTATTAGCCCTTGCTTCTGAGGCAGGGGGGCATTTGCAGGTGGCAGAAACAGGGGATATGGTTTACGCTTTTCCCAATGATTTTCGAACGATATTACGTAATCGTTATTGGAAATTGAGGGCAAAACAGTGGCTTTCTAAGGTATGGGAGGTGGTTTTTTACCTGATTCGTATTTCTTTTGGTATTCTCCTTGTTGCTTCCATTATAATCTTAGCCGTGGCGATCGCCGTTATCGTCATAGCCCTTTCCGCATCGAGGGGAGACAATAACAATCGCAGTAGTAATTCCCGAGGGGGTGGAGGCATGATGTTTATGCCCAATTTCTGGCTAATGCCCAATCCTTTCTCTATTTTTAGCCCCCGTTATCATCGCAATAATTACTATTATCAACAATATAATCGGGGCAATATACCCCAGCAACCAAAACAAAAAAGTGAGTTAAATTTTCTTGAAAGTATCTACTCATTCCTATTTGGGGATGGTAACCCCAATCCCAATCTGGAGGAAAGAAGATGGCAAGAAATCGCTGCAGTAATTCAAAATAACCAAGGGGCAGTCATTGCCGAACAAGTCGCCCCCTACCTCGATAACATCAACATCTATAACGAACGGGATGAGGATTATATGTTACCAGTGCTGACCCGTTTTAATGGTTATCCTGAAGTATCAGAAACGGGTAACATTATCTATTATTTTCCTGAGTTGCAAGTTAAGGCAAATGTTAAGGAAAAAAGCTCCATTTCTCCCTACCTAGAGGAAAACAAATGGCAGTTTAGCATTGCTACCAGTTCTCAAAAAATAATGGCGATCGCCCTAGGAGGCATTTACTTTATCCTCGTATTAGTATTTTATTCCCTCGCCCAACAGGATATAACCACTCTCTCTCCCGACTTACTTTATTTTATTGACTTTGTTCGCTTTATATATCCCATTCTTTTTGGTTATTCAGTAGCTTATTTGGTAGTACCATTAATTCGTTATTTTTGGTTACAAAATAGAAATGAAAAAATAGTAAATCGTAATAATAATAGAGAACAAAGAGCCAATTTATTAATAGAAAATAAACAAGAATTACAGCCAAAAATTAACTATGCTCGTCAATTTGCCCAGCAAAAAATTCTCAGTGAAGATAATATGATTTATTCCACTGATAAAGATATGCTAGATAATCTACTCGGAGATTGA
- a CDS encoding Rubredoxin-type Fe(Cys)4 protein (PFAM: Rubredoxin~COGs: COG1773 Rubredoxin~InterPro IPR004039:IPR018527:IPR001052~KEGG: cyh:Cyan8802_4189 rubredoxin-type Fe(Cys)4 protein~PFAM: Rubredoxin-type Fe(Cys)4 protein~SPTR: Rubredoxin), producing MSEAANEKTLAEQAPPSYECRACGYTYVPSKGDSKNNIPPGTLFTDLPKSWKCPVCGARKTAFVNIGATDAPSGFAENLNYGFGVNNLTPGQKNLLIFGALLLGFLFFLSLYALG from the coding sequence ATGAGTGAAGCCGCCAACGAAAAAACTCTTGCCGAACAGGCACCTCCGAGTTACGAATGCCGTGCCTGTGGATATACCTACGTTCCCTCCAAGGGAGACAGTAAAAATAACATTCCACCAGGCACCCTATTTACAGACTTACCCAAATCTTGGAAATGTCCAGTCTGTGGCGCGCGCAAAACCGCTTTTGTAAACATTGGAGCAACAGATGCCCCTTCAGGGTTTGCAGAAAACTTAAACTATGGTTTTGGAGTAAACAATTTAACCCCCGGACAAAAAAACCTTCTAATTTTCGGGGCTTTATTATTAGGATTTTTATTCTTTTTGAGTCTTTACGCATTAGGTTAG
- a CDS encoding Ycf48-like protein (PFAM: BNR/Asp-box repeat~COGs: COG4447 Uncharacterized protein related to plant photosystem II stability/assembly factor~InterPro IPR016705~KEGG: cyc:PCC7424_0816 Ycf48-like protein~SPTR: Putative photosystem II protein), which translates to MELKMNLLFNKLKQFIITITVGLLCVSCAFAPSLSSNPWETITLDTDATFADVAFTDDQSHGWLVGTKAALFETLDGGNTWQEKIIDLGEEKITFNGVSFYGEEGWISGEPSILLHTVDGGQNWERIPLSDQLPGLPYGITAIAPETAEMVTNLGAIYKTSDGGKTWKALVEGAVGVARNVSRSPSGKYVAVSARGNFYSTWVPGDTEWTPHLRNSSRRLQNMGFFDDERLWLIARGGQIQLTSSKDFEDWEEAINPEYSTSWGFLDLATRNEEEVWLAGGSGNLLVSNDEGLTWFKDREVEDVPSNLYRIVFPNPDQGFVLGQQGILLKYNPDKAPVNFGEEA; encoded by the coding sequence ATGGAACTAAAAATGAACTTATTATTTAATAAGCTAAAGCAATTTATCATAACAATAACCGTGGGTTTACTCTGCGTGAGTTGTGCCTTTGCGCCTTCTCTGAGTAGTAATCCTTGGGAAACAATTACCCTTGATACCGATGCCACCTTTGCTGATGTCGCTTTCACCGATGATCAAAGTCACGGCTGGTTAGTAGGAACAAAAGCAGCCCTTTTTGAAACCCTTGATGGTGGTAACACTTGGCAAGAAAAAATCATCGATTTAGGAGAGGAAAAAATTACCTTTAACGGTGTTAGCTTCTATGGTGAGGAAGGTTGGATTTCTGGAGAACCATCCATTCTTTTACACACTGTTGATGGTGGTCAAAACTGGGAAAGAATTCCCCTCAGTGATCAACTACCCGGTTTACCCTATGGTATAACGGCGATCGCCCCTGAGACAGCAGAAATGGTAACCAACCTCGGTGCCATCTACAAAACTAGCGATGGTGGTAAAACTTGGAAAGCATTAGTAGAAGGTGCTGTAGGAGTTGCCCGTAATGTTAGTCGTTCTCCTAGTGGCAAATATGTTGCCGTCAGCGCCAGAGGAAATTTTTACTCTACCTGGGTTCCCGGTGACACAGAATGGACTCCCCATTTGCGCAACTCCTCTCGTCGTTTACAAAATATGGGCTTTTTTGATGACGAAAGACTTTGGTTAATTGCCAGAGGTGGACAAATCCAACTAACCAGTTCCAAAGATTTTGAAGATTGGGAAGAAGCCATTAATCCTGAATACTCCACCAGTTGGGGCTTTTTGGATTTAGCAACCCGTAACGAGGAAGAAGTTTGGTTGGCAGGAGGTAGTGGTAATCTTTTGGTCAGTAATGACGAGGGTTTAACTTGGTTTAAAGATAGAGAAGTGGAGGATGTACCCTCTAATTTATATCGTATTGTTTTCCCCAATCCTGACCAAGGTTTTGTCTTAGGACAACAGGGTATTTTATTAAAATATAATCCTGATAAAGCACCCGTTAATTTTGGTGAAGAAGCATAA
- a CDS encoding ATP-dependent DNA helicase (COGs: COG1199 Rad3-related DNA helicase~KEGG: cyc:PCC7424_2940 ATP-dependent DNA helicase~SPTR: ATP-dependent DNA helicase) — MLEAQVHSELRNFLRTHSPSDWVHHLTMARMVARGLRLGRSAIIQTGVHHHTYDLSYLTPALLCQETVIIVTPQKNHHQLIEQKIPFLQANLGTNKVVYNHLPTSNKKGNNLIITDPQNWLKKTINSSHHQGCNIIIEEAEKLPQFINEYLTISIDVYDWFRLQFSHQKNKNNIQDNLAKLTQSIFSHPINPYNSYLLEKKEKNFIKEIVLNIKSDQSDLYHKLIQLTKRFLDPENYINYVEVNRQKGQFIIKSSPLNLQGRIEGIWQKKSITFIANYLSPEKEAMDYTKQLGIDNHDYTCLKFSAHAPNAILKLYIPEKFPFPNSPEFQNYVSKEISALVSSAKINHQPIIVIVEDVPLQAQITSILASQFGSRVKLNELNFSNNTVLVCGIDFWYQHQDKFPSPQLMIMATLPIPSLENPLVAAQVNYYKSQKKDWFRLYLLPHGIKTMQQLTVSLRKNQGVLALLDNRVSFRSYGNRVLEALEPYAKINYLDLTWLS, encoded by the coding sequence ATGTTAGAAGCCCAAGTACATTCAGAATTACGCAACTTTTTGCGCACCCATAGCCCTTCTGATTGGGTTCATCATCTGACTATGGCAAGAATGGTCGCCCGTGGTCTAAGATTGGGGCGATCGGCTATCATTCAAACAGGAGTTCATCACCACACCTATGATTTAAGTTATCTAACCCCTGCCCTTCTATGTCAAGAAACTGTCATAATTGTTACCCCTCAAAAAAATCATCATCAATTAATAGAGCAAAAGATTCCTTTTTTACAAGCCAATTTAGGCACCAATAAAGTAGTTTATAATCATCTACCAACATCAAATAAAAAAGGGAATAATTTGATTATTACAGATCCTCAAAATTGGTTAAAAAAAACTATTAACTCTTCCCATCATCAAGGTTGTAATATCATCATAGAAGAGGCTGAAAAACTACCTCAATTCATCAATGAATATCTAACCATTTCCATTGATGTTTATGACTGGTTTAGGCTACAATTTAGCCATCAAAAAAACAAAAATAATATTCAGGATAACTTGGCAAAACTTACTCAATCAATATTTAGTCATCCCATCAACCCTTATAATAGCTATTTGTTAGAAAAAAAAGAAAAAAATTTCATTAAAGAAATTGTTTTAAATATAAAATCAGATCAATCAGATTTATACCATAAATTAATTCAACTAACAAAAAGATTTTTAGATCCAGAAAATTATATAAATTATGTAGAGGTAAATCGTCAAAAAGGACAATTCATAATTAAATCATCTCCTCTAAATTTACAAGGACGTATCGAAGGAATCTGGCAGAAAAAATCAATAACTTTTATTGCCAACTATCTTAGTCCCGAAAAAGAAGCTATGGACTATACCAAGCAATTGGGGATTGATAACCATGACTATACCTGCTTAAAATTTTCTGCCCATGCTCCCAATGCGATTCTGAAATTATACATTCCTGAGAAATTTCCTTTTCCCAATAGTCCAGAGTTTCAAAACTATGTGAGCAAAGAAATTTCTGCCCTAGTTTCTAGTGCCAAAATTAACCATCAACCGATTATTGTGATTGTCGAAGATGTACCTTTACAAGCCCAAATAACTTCTATCTTGGCTTCTCAATTTGGTTCGAGGGTAAAGCTCAATGAGCTTAATTTTAGTAATAACACAGTGTTGGTATGTGGGATCGATTTTTGGTATCAGCATCAAGATAAATTTCCTTCTCCCCAACTGATGATTATGGCGACTTTACCCATACCTTCTTTAGAAAATCCTTTAGTGGCCGCCCAAGTTAATTATTATAAAAGTCAAAAAAAAGACTGGTTTCGTTTGTATCTTTTGCCCCATGGTATTAAAACCATGCAACAGTTGACCGTGTCATTACGCAAAAATCAGGGAGTTTTAGCATTATTGGATAATAGGGTTAGTTTTCGCAGTTATGGTAATCGGGTATTAGAGGCGCTCGAACCCTATGCCAAAATTAATTATCTGGATTTAACTTGGCTAAGTTAA
- a CDS encoding photosystem II reaction center protein Psb28 (PFAM: Psb28 protein~TIGRFAM: photosystem II reaction center protein Psb28~InterPro IPR005610~KEGG: cyt:cce_1599 photosystem II reaction center protein Psb28~PFAM: photosystem II protein PsbW class I~SPTR: Photosystem II reaction center Psb28 protein;~TIGRFAM: photosystem II reaction center protein Psb28), which yields MAQIEFTKGIIEESIPDVKITRARDGSNGTATFRFEESPILESGNTQAVTGMYLTDEEGELSTREVKCKFINGEPVALEAIYVMKSVEEWDRFMRFMERYAEEHGLGFTKS from the coding sequence ATGGCTCAAATAGAATTTACGAAAGGCATTATTGAGGAATCGATTCCTGATGTCAAGATAACTCGCGCCCGTGATGGTAGTAATGGCACTGCAACGTTTCGTTTTGAAGAATCCCCGATCCTAGAAAGTGGTAATACTCAGGCTGTAACTGGGATGTATTTAACCGATGAAGAGGGAGAATTAAGCACAAGAGAAGTTAAATGTAAATTTATCAATGGCGAACCCGTAGCCTTAGAAGCTATTTATGTCATGAAGTCTGTGGAGGAATGGGATAGATTCATGCGCTTTATGGAACGTTACGCCGAAGAGCATGGCTTAGGATTTACTAAATCCTAG